One Aegilops tauschii subsp. strangulata cultivar AL8/78 chromosome 7, Aet v6.0, whole genome shotgun sequence genomic window carries:
- the LOC141027479 gene encoding uncharacterized protein, which translates to MAWKQRGWLRRGREVVAVRESGTGGRWWRRGEGAARVIPGANGAPPVLNPEYLAWVTRDQHYLSFLLSTVSNNTLLQVLFLPSSAAVWSALEWTYATRSRAHVMQLRRQLATIQKKEMSMVDYFTKVKGLTDALAAAGKQLDEEDIIIYLLTSLDSSYDPLIFQLLGSCGPSVNNISRNPGGGNGSGGSGGNRGRNSGGSRGRNGGGGGGPNGGGGGNRTCNSPGHNHNCGDPSHNHGRACNAPSPGRAGGKSETICQLCKRAGHDVFDCYRRFDHSFIRKERSASNVSTGQGFDPAWYLDSGATDHITGDLDKLTMHERYTGKDQVHAANGSEISTTSPVPVWTNPILQQNLASLHVQEELATENPESAAPDPVADPAGVDPGEDSPAVAARPTGPDPCNDPVFPDRLQPRRSTNHAPPDGPTLAGSSLEPHAVSSALDPGGPAPASTRAGPLVQPAPVGAPHAPAPPPRVRTRSQAGVHKSSPKLSLLLSLIPPGPQLWRKNSRRFNEIALGISFLLLPDEISLTANGFFGLNSVQTVLLSVIRCVSRGWILRQLDVQNAFLHGVLKEEVFMHQPPGYVDSRFPHHVCKLDKAIYGLKQSPRAWYSRLSSRLQELGFAPSRADASLFIYNSGGVIIFMLVYVDDIIVTSSSPSAVTRLIQDLHTEFPLKDLGDLHFFLGIEVRRSGEDLVLSQEKYTSDLLHRAGMTQCKPATSPMAVSDKLLREGGTPLSSDDVTKYRSMVGALQYLTLTRSDISYAVNKVCQFLHEPTDDHWTAVKRILRYVRHSSHTGLRIRKSTSSLISAFSDADWAGSADDRRSTSGFAVFYGSNLVSWSSRKQATVARSSTEAEYKALANATAEIIWLQSLLGELGAYQAHAPILWCDNLGATYLSANPVFHARTKHIEVDFHFVRERVALKAFEIRFIPTQDQLADGLTKPIGVQQLRLFRHNLNLSGCD; encoded by the exons ATGGCGTGGAAGCAGCGCGGGTGGCTGCGGCGCGGGAGGGAGGTGGTCGCGGTGCGGGAGAGCGGCACGGGTGggaggtggtggcggcgcggGGAAGGTGCAGCACGG GTGATTCCCGGTGCTAATGGTGCTCCGCCGGTCCTCAACCCCGAGTATCTCGCTTGGGTCACCCGGGACCAGCACTACCTCAGCTTCCTCCTGTCCACGGTCTCCAACAACACCCTCCTTCAGGTGTTGTTTCTGCCGTCCTCGGCGGCGGTCTGGAGCGCACTGGAATGGACGTACGCGACCCGGTCTAGGGCGCATGTGATGCAGCTTCGTCGTCAACTCGCCACCATCCAGAAGAAGGAGATGTCCATGGTGGATTACTTCACCAAGGTGAAGGGCCTCACCGACGCCCTTGCAGCCGCCGGCAAGCAGCTGGATGAGGAGGATATCATCATCTACCTCCTCACCAGCCTCGACTCTAGCTATGATCCCCTT ATCTTCCAGCTCCTTGGCTCTTGTGGCCCCTCGGTGAACAACATTAGCCGCAACCCTGGCGGCGGGAACGGCAGCGGCGGCTCTGGTGGCAACCGCGGCCGCAACTCTGGCGGAAGCCGCGGTCGCAATGGCGGAGGCGGCGGTGGTCCtaatggcggcggcggtggcaacCGCACCTGCAACTCTCCTGGCCACAACCACAACTGTGGCGATCCCAGCCACAACCACGGTCGCGCCTGCAACGCTCCCAGTCCTGGGCGCGCCGGCGGCAAGAGCGAGACGATCTGCCAGCTCTGCAAGCGCGCTGGACACGACGTCTTTGACTGCTATCGCCGCTTCGATCACTCCTTCATCCGCAAGGAGCGCTCCGCTAGCAACGTCTCCACCGGTCAAGGCTTTGATCCAGCGTGGTATCTGGACTCAGGCGCCACCGACCATATAACCGGTGATCTGGACAAGCTCACCATGCATGAGCGCTACACCGGCAAGGATCAAGTCCATGCAGCGAATGGTTCAG AAATCAGCACTACCTCACCTGTACCTGTTTGGACTAATCCTATTTTGCAGCAAAATCTTGCGTCATTGCATGTGCAGGAAGAGTTAGCCACAGAAAATCCGGAGTCTGCTGCCCCCGATCCCGTAGCTGACCCCGCAGGTGTGGATCCCGGCGAGGATTCGCCTGCTGTAGCTGCCAGGCCGACCGGCCCGGATCCCTGCAACGATCCGGTCTTCCCTGACcggctgcagcctcggcgctccACTAATCATGCGCCACCCGACGGGCCCACATTGGCGGGGTCCTCATTGGAACCCCACGCGGTTTCGTCCGCTCTGGATCCTGGCGGGCCAGCGCCTGCCTCCACTCGTGCTGGGCCACTTGTCCAGCCCGCTCCGGTTGGCGCTCCTCACGCGCCTGCGCCACCTCCAAGGGTGCGCACTCGATCCCAGGCGGGGGTCCACAAGTC GAGCCCAAAACTGTCTCTGCTGCTCTCGCTGATCCCGCCTGGGCCGCAGTTATGGAGGAAGAATTCCAGGCGCTTCAACGAAATCGCACTTGGCATCTCGTTCCTCCTGCTTCCGGACGAAATCTCATTGACTGCAAATGGGTTTTTCGGGTTGAACAGCGTGCAGACGGTACTGTTGAGCGTCATAAGGTGCG TTTCTCGTGGCTGGATTCTTCGGCAACTTGATGTACAGAATGCGTTCTTGCACGGCGTTCTGAAAGAGGAAGTGTTCATGCATCAACCACCTGGGTATGTTGATTCACGCTTTCCGCATCATGTTTGCAAGCTGGACAAGGCGATATATGGTCTCAAACAGTCACCCCGTGCCTGGTACTCCCGTCTCAGCTCACGTCTCCAGGAATTGGGGTTTGCTCCATCCCGTGCTGACGCATCCCTATTTATATACAACTCTGGTGGTGTTATTATTTTCATGTTGgtttatgtggatgacattattgTCACCAGCTCATCACCGTCAGCTGTTACTCGACTTATTCAGGATCTTCACACTGAGTTTCCCCTTAAGGATCTTGGCGATCTCCACTTCTTCTTGGGTATTGAAGTGCGTCGATCAGGGGAGGATCTTGTCTTGTCTCAGGAGAAGTACACATCTGATTTGCTCCACAGAGCAGGTATGACACAGTGCAAACCAGCTACATCACCAATGGCTGTCAGTGATAAGCTCTTGCGTGAAGGGGGTACTCCTTTGTCTTCTGACGACGTCACCAAATATCGCAGTATGGTTGGGGCATTGCAGTACCTCACATTAACTCGCTCAGATATCTCCTATGCAGTAAACAAAGTTTGTCAGTTCTTGCATGAGCCTACAGatgatcactggacagcggttaagAGAATTCTTCGTTATGTGCGACATTCTTCTCACACTGGACTACGTATTCGCAAGTCCACCTCGTCCTTAATCAGTGCATTTTCAGATGCTGATTGGGCAGGCTCTGCAGATGACAGGAGATCTACTAGTGGTTTTGCAGTTTTTTATGGAAGCAACCTTGTGTCATGGAGCTCCCGCAAGCAAGCCACGGTGGCACGGTCAAGTACTGAAGCAGAATACAAGGCATTAGCTAATGCTACAGCTGAGATCATCTGGCTACAGTCTTTGCTAGGTGAACTAGGAGCCTATCAAGCACATGCACCTATTCTCTGGTGTGATAATCTTGGCGCCACATACCTCTCTGCTAATCCAGTATTTCATGCACGGACTAAGCACATTGAGGTCGATTTTCATTTTGTACGAGAACGAGTTGCACTCAAGGCTTTTGAGATTCGGTTCATTCCTACACAAGACCAACTGGCTGATGGCTTGACGAAACCTATTGGAGTACAACAACTTCGGCTGTTTAGACACAATCTCAACTTATCCGGTTGTGATTGA